The Hevea brasiliensis isolate MT/VB/25A 57/8 chromosome 1, ASM3005281v1, whole genome shotgun sequence DNA segment AAGTTTAcagtttaaaattttttctttagGAGATGGTTCTGTCTTTCTCTTCTTTTCAGCCAGTGCTGAACTGCTGCTTGCTCCTAgataaagttttatattttttctaAGAGTTACTGGATAATTgtattgcttgagtttttcttttcAAAATTTAACTATTAGAAGATATGTTTTATATTACGACATAGAATTGAGTGGAATTTTTGTTTTATGGCTAGTGTTGCAATAAATGAAGGTCCAAGTGGAAGTTGCCCTTGCTTGCCTCATTGGTTTTATCTGGATTCAGCAAGGTTTTTGTGGTTGGTATACATAATTATCCTGTCTATTGTTTTGGCTTTCCAATTAATGTTAAAACACAAAAATATATACCTCATTTACAACCTGCCTTGGTACATTGGCAAACCTATGAAAGCCTGGACATATAAAATCAAAGATATTCTGGTTATGTTTCCATTGCAATAGACGTGTGTCACCCATTGCACTATTTTTGCATTGATAATGGAACCAGTAATGTGAATATGTTTGAGTAGAGATGGCTAGGTGATGGAAGGTTATCTTTGACATTCCCAAAGTAAATGCCTTTCCTTGCAATGCATTAACTGATGTAGGATTATTTTCTATGGGTTTTTGAACTACTTACTGTTGGAAGAAGTCTAGGAAGAAGAGCTTTATTGGTTTTCTATTCCTAATTAGTATTTAATTAGGGTGTACTTGTTTAAGGATTACAAATCCTTCTAGTAATAGGATTGACAATACTATTATAATTACCTGTGTCTTCAAGGTATTTTGTTAActattattatgattattattgacTTGAGTTAAtaaaattgagaatttatttCTCTTTAATCTAGAGAATGTTTTCTCTACCAACTGAGAATTAGTTTCTCACCCCATTATTCCCCTTTGTTCCTCTGGTTCTATGTCAATTTGTTATCAGAGATTTTTCTACATCATTAACATTTCACAATGTTTAGGTATTTTGTACATGGTGCTGAACTGTTATTCTTGCCATCTATGTAAATGCACTGAAGTTTGATTTCTGGTTAGTTGGTGGTGCAGATGAAGTTTCCACTACGTCAGGCTTAAAAAATTGGACATGTACATGTTCATTGCCATATCAAGGAAATCAGAGTTATACTAAATCTAACTGTTCTACATCCTGCAATTGCAACATAGGTATGCTGCTGATTGTGATATAATTATCTAGAAGTTCTGAATTAGTGGATATATAATAGTTACTGCTGAATGTTTGACAGAAAATAAACTTTTTGCTGCGCAAATAATAACAAGTCATGAAAAGATCCTCGAATGAAAAATTCCTATCAAAAGTTTTTAATCTAGGAAATTAGGGGGAAATAATAGCTGATGCCTCAATTCACGAATCCATATGCCAGGTAGAGCTGCTATAATTAAAGCACAAATAGCAAAAGATTCTGGTAGCTATTATATTTCCTGATATTGTGGAGTTTGGAACAGCTACTGGTAGATTTATTGCTCTttttatgaaatataaattcatcaATGAATAACTgtattgtaatctaattgcaccTCCAAATTCTCCTTGTCAAAGCGTGCACTATTCTTGAGATACATATTTTGGAAGAATTTTTTGAGTTGGATTCCTGTGTTTTAAAAACTTAAGTTCAGCAGTAGTTTTTCAGAAAAACTGTCTACAGACATGTTTTCTCTATCCTATATATTGCCCCAAGGACATGTGCATGTTGTGGGAAGATGTCTGTATATGGTGTTTGTATGCAAATTAGTTGTTCATATTCACTGGTTTGCCTTTTATGTGGCAGTTGGAGGACCAAGTGGTGATATATGGACATGTGCATGTGCCGCTGATGGATTTCCTAAAATAGCTTCAGGCACTGTTGATGCTACCTGTTTTACTGCTTGCAACTGCACTTCTGGTaatcttgttcttcttctttttttctttttgtttttttaccTCTTTGCCCTCCCTTGCTTATAACTCGTGATGGGATACTTATGTTTTTATGCATAACTTAGTCTTTTAGAACTGTGTTTGTGCATTGTATTAGGTGGCTTTCCATCGTAAAAGAGTGTGGATTGATTTTTTGGTTGAGTCATTTGCTTTTGCAAGAGTAATGGTCTGATATCGTGCTGTCACTCTCAGGATCTCTTGCAAAGACTCAAGCTAGAAGAAATCACCTCTCTGGCAAAGTTGTTGTAATCATTCTGCTACTATGTGTCATACTTACAACACTTGCTTTTCTTGCTTCCATAACTTGCTGTGTCTATCGAAAAGTTAAATGCCCTATCCAGCCTCCGATGTTCTCTTCAGACGGAGAAACTAGTTGCAACAGTGCTACTAACTTAATAAGTCATAAGGCATCTTCACCATCAGAAATCAAGGTCAATAGTAATTGGCCCATTAATCCTATCTCAGGTAAGTGGGATTTATTATGATGATGTTGTTTTGTGTGATCAGCCTGACTTGGTTCTAATAAAAGTATGGCCTGTCAACTGCTTGTtgctcaactttttctttttttatgactTGTTGTTCCCAATTTCTCAGGGTGTTTTCGCAGAGCTTCTTTATTGTGTAGGAGTGATTCAGAGATTTTACATGGCACCATCATCCGATTTTCATTCTCTGAATTGGATTATGCAACAAATAAGTTCTCCAATTCCAATCTTATAGGACATGGTGGAAGCAGCTATGTATATCGTGGTCAGCTTAGAGATGGTAAAATTGTAGCAATTAAGCGACTTAAAGCTCAAGGAGGGCCTGATGCGGACTCTGTCTTTTCAAAAGAGGTACTTCATCTCTCCATTGCTTTTCATTTGTTGGTTAAGGAAAAAATTTTCAGTCCATTGTTGTCTTGAAAAAAAATGAGATAAGTGTGTACTCCACAATTTTCCATACGTATTTAGTGCAATATGTTGTTGCTAAGGTTGAAGTGTTATCAAGACTCTATCACTGTCATGTTGTGCCCTTGCTTGGCTACTGCTCGGAATTCCAAGGGAAACATTCTGAGAGGTTGCTGGTCTTTGAATACATGCCTAATGGTAACTTGAGGGATTGTTTGGATGGAGTTTTGGGTGAAAGCATGAAATGGGAAACTCGTGTTATAATTGCAATAGGAGCTGCCAGGGGcttagaatatcttcatgaagcGGCTGCTCCAAGGATTTTGCACAGAGATGTCAAATCCACAAATATCCTCCTGGATGAAAACTGGAGAGCAAAAGTAAGGATCTTAATGCTTTGGTGGTTAATATTATTAATAGTAATTCCAAATAGAATGATGAAAATTGTGCTGATTGTGAATTTTGTTGAATCAAACTACCTCCCACCATATGGGTGATTATGGGGAAGTAATAATTTGAAATGAATAAGGTAAGATAGATTTATGAGATGCTATCACACATTTACTTGCTCAATTCATACACATTTACAATCTATATGAACTACAAATGTGCAGATTACTGATCTTGGTATGGCTAAACGTTTAAAAGCTGATGGTGTTCCCAGCAGTTCCAGTTCTCCTGCAAGAATGCAGGGTACTTTTGGCTATTTTGCACCAGAGTATGCAATGGTTGGGAGGGCCTCTCTCATGTCAGATGTTTTTAGTTTTGGGGTAGTTCTCCTTGAGCTTATTACTGGTCGACAGCCCATCCATAAATCAACCAATAAAGGAGAAGAAAGCCTCGTCTTATGGGTAAATTTAATCATCTCCATTGTATTGCATGCATTCATTCCCCTAGGTTAATGGTTTGGCTTTTCTTTTAAGTGCAATCTAAACATCTTGACAGCATTTATCCTTTGCCGAATATCATAAATTCCTTGGCAGATGAATTGTTCCTATTATTTACATGTATCGTTGTATATATTGGCACTACCTGAATGGGGAAATTGTCCAAGATTCTCATCTTTTTTCCATTTAATTGTCTCTTCTTGCAATTTTGGATCTGAATTCTCATGATCATGTTTTTATTAAGACAATTACGCAACTGCAACTGTTTTGGGAAATGATACGAGTGATTTAAACTTCTTGTTTCTGTAGGCTACTCCTCTTTTGCAGGAAAGTGGGAGAGTAGTATCAGAATTGCCCGATCCACGTTTGAAAGGTAACTTCCCAGAAGAAGAAATGCAGATAATGGCTTACCTAGCGAAGGAGTGCCTGCTGTTGGATCCTGATGCTCGACCAACCATGAGTGAGGTTGTACAAATCCTCTCAACTATTTCACCAAATAAGTCTAGAAGGAGAAACATTCCTGTAAATCTCTTTAAGGTAAATATATCTATTGCACTGGACAATCATGCTTTCTAGTTGATAATATTTTGCTGGTATTGAATGATTTCTCATTGAACATAAAGAGAGTTCGAAAATGATTTATAGGCAATACAAGCGGAAATTACGAGATTGTACAGTAAGAAATATGATAATACGGTAAAACTATACCTCTTTTCAATACAATTCAACATAAACAAATACCATGGACATCTCCTTGGTAGACATGTATAACACCTCTTAATACGTATTCTGTAGTTTACGTCCCATTAGTTCTATACCTAATTGCTTGAGTTTTGGGTATCCCTTGGACATGGAATTACTGTTTAATGTTCACACATGTTGCAATTGTCAAATCCAGTGGTCTCTGAAAACAATTTCTGAGACTGAAAACAATTGCTGTTAATTGCTTGAGTTTTGGGCATATACTTCGCCTGTCCCCGCGATATAAATATATGCTAAATTGAACATATCAGTTCTGATTTCCAAGAAACCAAAGCTTGCTTATACATGTGAGCCAGTGATTGTGCTGCAAATGTTAtcccaaatttcctcaaatgttaATACAGGTATGTGCACATACCCCTTTAATACATTCATGTTTCATTTGTCATGCAGATGTCTTCTTCACGCAGCATGAAAAGCGAGTCATACATTCAAAAACCAGATATTCGAGTTGAAAGTCTTGTCAATGCAGCAGAGCTGAGAGGAGACATGTCAGTTAAACAGTCAGCTATGTGCTCTATGCCATTGGATGTTGAGCATACCTTCTCTGTTGAACACAACACCAAGGGAGAAGTTCCTGTTTCATCAGAGTATATGGAAAGATTGATTCTCTTGACTTCAAAAGCTAGGAGTTGTCGTGCCAAGGATGATGAGGCTGTGGACTTAACTGAACCTAGGTTTGAATCATTCCGCATGGCAAATAAATCTCCTTGACAAACTAGCCACACTAAGGCAAGTCTTTGATTTAGGTATATGCAGTTTGCTGGTACAAGTCTGTTTTGGTTTCCTAAGTAGAGAGGAAGCAAGCAAGTTTTTGAGGTTGCccatttgatatatatatatatatatattaaatttatttctacATATACTTTTAACCAAAATAGGAGAAAGACAATGGTCATATAAATTTtcttgattgtatttaattttttatgtacATAAAAAGTAACAGTAGAAAATTCATgttgtcttttttttttgtttttcttttgggTTGTCAATGATACTTGGCTAGCTTGATGGTCACATCATGCACCAAATTTGCACTGTAAAGATTTCCTTTTACTTGTTTATATGAAAAAGTGTACTTGAGATGCAAAAATGATATATTCCTGCTTCaaaaaattatttctttaaattaaagtaatcaaaataataatatactttGGCAATCTAATTGGTGGTCTTGAATATTGATGGAGAGATTGCTCAGAGTTGGTGGGTATTTGATTCAATTATCTTAACTAATATGTTATAACTCACTTGTATTAGAGTCTGTCTTTTAGAGATGAATGAAAAAAAATGTCAGTACCTAATAGTTAAGGGAAATGGTAATAATTTGTTAATTATAATAAGTTCAGACAATAATAATATACATGTGAACAGTTCAAGGAAAAGAGAGACATTCCTTCTCAGCCATCCAAATTATCTGTTGGAAACCATCATctccataaaagaaataaaataataaattaataaaaaagtttaataatattaaaaactttaaaaaagtaaaaaacttaaaaatcaaaataaaaaataatataataaaatttaataatattaaaataatttttaaaattataatattaaaaaaaacttaatattcagttaaaataaaaaataacagaTATGATATTTGCaaaaatatttaaaaactttcaaaaaaaggtaaaaatatttatttttaaacttCAGTAAAAATAAATAGatgttatttataaaaaataaaatttaataaaaagtcAAGAGgttaaaaaattaaagtaaaaatgatataataaaaattttatgatattaaatttattttcaaaattataaattcTTCAATCATGAGGGGTGAGATGCGAAATTGGAGTTTCTAacaatataaagaaaaaaaaaaatattaacttaACAAGGCATTAAACGACATCGTTTGATCTTGGAATGCTAGAGTGGGAAAACCTGTAACGACCCTGGACAAAGTTCTCAAAGCGCCCTGTGTTGTTCCAAACCTTTGCCTTTGGGACTCcaaaacgaagaaagagagagaatggCCTCGAAACCCGGTTTAGCTCCGACCACGTACTCTCCTGCTCCGACCCGTAAATCCCGGCCACCCATTTTCAAAGACTCCGATGTCGATTGGGTCCGTCCCGATGGCCGCGGCTTCCACCAGTGTCGACCCGCctgtaatctctctctctctctctctctctcaatttttATTCATGATATATTAGgattgtttttcttttatttttgttgcttttacatttttttttgaaAGCGGAGTTGTTTGCTTTTGTTGCTTTGCATTCTATACTTGATCATAGCCCGTTGCTCCCCCCTTTTTTTTTGTTGttgtttaattgattttttttttgtatgatCAGTATTTCGAGGTGGGtgtttgaaaatttcatttgGGTTCTGATTTCTTTCTTGGTTATTGGTTGGTTTATCTCTGTGTAGAGTGAACTCTGAGCTCATGCAATCTACTCTAGTAGTTTTGTTTTAAAgctgtatttttattatttaactaTCTGGTTCATTTTGGTTTGCTGCATTATCTTATTATTTTTATGCTACAATTTAGGATTTTGATTTATTTTACACTTGTTATTTGCTTGATGTATTTGGCTTACATGATTGGTGATTGGATTAACGTGGGTCTTTCTATCTTTTGTGTTTTTGGATTATATGGGTATGGAACATTCTCACTGAAGGGTAAGAATTTTCTTTCCTCTATTGATATGTTTTCAGGTACTAGCCATATGACATGTTTATCAGTTGTTTGAATGTTGTTCATATAATTTTGTACTTGCAAAATATTGTCTGGGGTTTTTATATCTATGTCGTTCTCTGTTGCTTCAACTCTTCTCTTTGCTATGGTGAACCCTTGTTGGACATTTATTGGACGCTTAAAATGGACAGGGATATTGGGTATAATTGTCCAAGTTTGAGGAAAAATTATGAATAACTTGAACAAAGCTGAGTAATTGGATATGCATTTGATACAAGTGCCCAAGTTTGAGCAACATGGTTTATTGATTGATgataaaattttgtattatattaGAAGTCTTACCTATGTTTCCATTCTTGAatgttttcctttccttttttccCCATTATGTGAAGGGCTGTGATGTTTCAAGATTATTAAAAGGCATTACTTGTATTTTAGGGTTCCAGTGATTACTGATTGTAACTTTTTGTTGGCAATGCATGTTCTGAGGACTTCATTGGGCTCTTCAAGATGACTTGAAATTCAATGAATCATGAATGTTCTTTCCCCCAACCTCCCTCACCTCTCCCCACTCCCTCCCCCCGCCCGGCCCCCGCTTCCTCCCCCACCTTTCCTGTTATTTAAATCTTTAGGTTCCACTTTCATATCTAATTATTTTCTAAAGAATGCTGTATTTCAGTTGTTTCAAAGTGGTATGGTACAAAGGCAATTCGATTTATTCCTTGTTAGTTTTATTTATCATTTGTTTCAGGGTAGTTCAAATTCTAGTACGTGAAGAGATGCTTTTCTGAAAGTTGAGCTTTCTGTCTTTCACATATCAAAGTATGGTGCTGCCTGGGATGTGTTGTTCACATTTGGGCATGCAATCTCATAATCTCATCATGTGTTTTCACTGGTTGTGTTTCTTTTGTAATTGAGGATCCACTGTTTAGGGTTTCAGCCTACAATGGATGAGAGTGAATCTCATGTTCTAGAAGCAGAGTTTTTGTGGTGGATACTGAATCCTGCTGGTTGCCATATACAAGCATGCACCAGTGTCATCTTACTGGCTTttgcatacacacacacacacacgcgcgCGCACGCACAcacactttaaaaaaaaaaaaagaagaagatgtgcttttatattatttccttgaaaGATTATTAAGTTGATTTTCACTTGCAGTTTTCAGGACTGGTGCTGTCAATGCTGCTGCAGGATCAGCTTATGCCGAGTTTGGAAATACAAAGGTCATTGTATCTGTGTGAGTCTATCTTTTCCCTTAATACGCA contains these protein-coding regions:
- the LOC110635010 gene encoding receptor-like serine/threonine-protein kinase NCRK isoform X6, giving the protein MKVQVEVALACLIGFIWIQQDEVSTTSGLKNWTCTCSLPYQGNQSYTKSNCSTSCNCNIAVGGPSGDIWTCACAADGFPKIASGTVDATCFTACNCTSGSLAKTQARRNHLSGKVVVIILLLCVILTTLAFLASITCCVYRKVKCPIQPPMFSSDGETSCNSATNLISHKASSPSEIKVNSNWPINPISGCFRRASLLCRSDSEILHGTIIRFSFSELDYATNKFSNSNLIGHGGSSYVYRGQLRDGKIVAIKRLKAQGGPDADSVFSKEVEVLSRLYHCHVVPLLGYCSEFQGKHSERLLVFEYMPNGNLRDCLDGVLGESMKWETRVIIAIGAARGLEYLHEAAAPRILHRDVKSTNILLDENWRAKITDLGMAKRLKADGVPSSSSSPARMQGTFGYFAPEYAMVGRASLMSDVFSFGVVLLELITGRQPIHKSTNKGEESLVLWATPLLQESGRVVSELPDPRLKGNFPEEEMQIMAYLAKECLLLDPDARPTMSEVVQILSTISPNKSRRRNIPVNLFKMSSSRSMKSESYIQKPDIRVESLVNAAELRGDMSVKQSAMCSMPLDVEHTFSVEHNTKGEVPVSSEYMERLILLTSKARSCRAKDDEAVDLTEPRFESFRMANKSP
- the LOC110635010 gene encoding receptor-like serine/threonine-protein kinase NCRK isoform X2, whose amino-acid sequence is MKVQVEVALACLIGFIWIQQGFCVGGADEVSTTSGLKNWTCTCSLPYQGNQSYTKSNCSTSCNCNIVGGPSGDIWTCACAADGFPKIASGTVDATCFTACNCTSGSLAKTQARRNHLSGKVVVIILLLCVILTTLAFLASITCCVYRKVKCPIQPPMFSSDGETSCNSATNLISHKASSPSEIKVNSNWPINPISGCFRRASLLCRSDSEILHGTIIRFSFSELDYATNKFSNSNLIGHGGSSYVYRGQLRDGKIVAIKRLKAQGGPDADSVFSKEVEVLSRLYHCHVVPLLGYCSEFQGKHSERLLVFEYMPNGNLRDCLDGVLGESMKWETRVIIAIGAARGLEYLHEAAAPRILHRDVKSTNILLDENWRAKITDLGMAKRLKADGVPSSSSSPARMQGTFGYFAPEYAMVGRASLMSDVFSFGVVLLELITGRQPIHKSTNKGEESLVLWATPLLQESGRVVSELPDPRLKGNFPEEEMQIMAYLAKECLLLDPDARPTMSEVVQILSTISPNKSRRRNIPVNLFKMSSSRSMKSESYIQKPDIRVESLVNAAELRGDMSVKQSAMCSMPLDVEHTFSVEHNTKGEVPVSSEYMERLILLTSKARSCRAKDDEAVDLTEPRFESFRMANKSP
- the LOC110635010 gene encoding receptor-like serine/threonine-protein kinase NCRK isoform X4 — encoded protein: MKVQVEVALACLIGFIWIQQGFCDEVSTTSGLKNWTCTCSLPYQGNQSYTKSNCSTSCNCNIAVGGPSGDIWTCACAADGFPKIASGTVDATCFTACNCTSGSLAKTQARRNHLSGKVVVIILLLCVILTTLAFLASITCCVYRKVKCPIQPPMFSSDGETSCNSATNLISHKASSPSEIKVNSNWPINPISGCFRRASLLCRSDSEILHGTIIRFSFSELDYATNKFSNSNLIGHGGSSYVYRGQLRDGKIVAIKRLKAQGGPDADSVFSKEVEVLSRLYHCHVVPLLGYCSEFQGKHSERLLVFEYMPNGNLRDCLDGVLGESMKWETRVIIAIGAARGLEYLHEAAAPRILHRDVKSTNILLDENWRAKITDLGMAKRLKADGVPSSSSSPARMQGTFGYFAPEYAMVGRASLMSDVFSFGVVLLELITGRQPIHKSTNKGEESLVLWATPLLQESGRVVSELPDPRLKGNFPEEEMQIMAYLAKECLLLDPDARPTMSEVVQILSTISPNKSRRRNIPVNLFKMSSSRSMKSESYIQKPDIRVESLVNAAELRGDMSVKQSAMCSMPLDVEHTFSVEHNTKGEVPVSSEYMERLILLTSKARSCRAKDDEAVDLTEPRFESFRMANKSP
- the LOC110635010 gene encoding receptor-like serine/threonine-protein kinase NCRK isoform X1, with translation MKVQVEVALACLIGFIWIQQGFCVGGADEVSTTSGLKNWTCTCSLPYQGNQSYTKSNCSTSCNCNIAVGGPSGDIWTCACAADGFPKIASGTVDATCFTACNCTSGSLAKTQARRNHLSGKVVVIILLLCVILTTLAFLASITCCVYRKVKCPIQPPMFSSDGETSCNSATNLISHKASSPSEIKVNSNWPINPISGCFRRASLLCRSDSEILHGTIIRFSFSELDYATNKFSNSNLIGHGGSSYVYRGQLRDGKIVAIKRLKAQGGPDADSVFSKEVEVLSRLYHCHVVPLLGYCSEFQGKHSERLLVFEYMPNGNLRDCLDGVLGESMKWETRVIIAIGAARGLEYLHEAAAPRILHRDVKSTNILLDENWRAKITDLGMAKRLKADGVPSSSSSPARMQGTFGYFAPEYAMVGRASLMSDVFSFGVVLLELITGRQPIHKSTNKGEESLVLWATPLLQESGRVVSELPDPRLKGNFPEEEMQIMAYLAKECLLLDPDARPTMSEVVQILSTISPNKSRRRNIPVNLFKMSSSRSMKSESYIQKPDIRVESLVNAAELRGDMSVKQSAMCSMPLDVEHTFSVEHNTKGEVPVSSEYMERLILLTSKARSCRAKDDEAVDLTEPRFESFRMANKSP
- the LOC110635010 gene encoding receptor-like serine/threonine-protein kinase NCRK isoform X3, producing the protein MKVQVEVALACLIGFIWIQQVGGADEVSTTSGLKNWTCTCSLPYQGNQSYTKSNCSTSCNCNIAVGGPSGDIWTCACAADGFPKIASGTVDATCFTACNCTSGSLAKTQARRNHLSGKVVVIILLLCVILTTLAFLASITCCVYRKVKCPIQPPMFSSDGETSCNSATNLISHKASSPSEIKVNSNWPINPISGCFRRASLLCRSDSEILHGTIIRFSFSELDYATNKFSNSNLIGHGGSSYVYRGQLRDGKIVAIKRLKAQGGPDADSVFSKEVEVLSRLYHCHVVPLLGYCSEFQGKHSERLLVFEYMPNGNLRDCLDGVLGESMKWETRVIIAIGAARGLEYLHEAAAPRILHRDVKSTNILLDENWRAKITDLGMAKRLKADGVPSSSSSPARMQGTFGYFAPEYAMVGRASLMSDVFSFGVVLLELITGRQPIHKSTNKGEESLVLWATPLLQESGRVVSELPDPRLKGNFPEEEMQIMAYLAKECLLLDPDARPTMSEVVQILSTISPNKSRRRNIPVNLFKMSSSRSMKSESYIQKPDIRVESLVNAAELRGDMSVKQSAMCSMPLDVEHTFSVEHNTKGEVPVSSEYMERLILLTSKARSCRAKDDEAVDLTEPRFESFRMANKSP
- the LOC110635010 gene encoding receptor-like serine/threonine-protein kinase NCRK isoform X7, which gives rise to MKVQVEVALACLIGFIWIQQDEVSTTSGLKNWTCTCSLPYQGNQSYTKSNCSTSCNCNIVGGPSGDIWTCACAADGFPKIASGTVDATCFTACNCTSGSLAKTQARRNHLSGKVVVIILLLCVILTTLAFLASITCCVYRKVKCPIQPPMFSSDGETSCNSATNLISHKASSPSEIKVNSNWPINPISGCFRRASLLCRSDSEILHGTIIRFSFSELDYATNKFSNSNLIGHGGSSYVYRGQLRDGKIVAIKRLKAQGGPDADSVFSKEVEVLSRLYHCHVVPLLGYCSEFQGKHSERLLVFEYMPNGNLRDCLDGVLGESMKWETRVIIAIGAARGLEYLHEAAAPRILHRDVKSTNILLDENWRAKITDLGMAKRLKADGVPSSSSSPARMQGTFGYFAPEYAMVGRASLMSDVFSFGVVLLELITGRQPIHKSTNKGEESLVLWATPLLQESGRVVSELPDPRLKGNFPEEEMQIMAYLAKECLLLDPDARPTMSEVVQILSTISPNKSRRRNIPVNLFKMSSSRSMKSESYIQKPDIRVESLVNAAELRGDMSVKQSAMCSMPLDVEHTFSVEHNTKGEVPVSSEYMERLILLTSKARSCRAKDDEAVDLTEPRFESFRMANKSP
- the LOC110635010 gene encoding receptor-like serine/threonine-protein kinase NCRK isoform X5, coding for MKVQVEVALACLIGFIWIQQGFCDEVSTTSGLKNWTCTCSLPYQGNQSYTKSNCSTSCNCNIVGGPSGDIWTCACAADGFPKIASGTVDATCFTACNCTSGSLAKTQARRNHLSGKVVVIILLLCVILTTLAFLASITCCVYRKVKCPIQPPMFSSDGETSCNSATNLISHKASSPSEIKVNSNWPINPISGCFRRASLLCRSDSEILHGTIIRFSFSELDYATNKFSNSNLIGHGGSSYVYRGQLRDGKIVAIKRLKAQGGPDADSVFSKEVEVLSRLYHCHVVPLLGYCSEFQGKHSERLLVFEYMPNGNLRDCLDGVLGESMKWETRVIIAIGAARGLEYLHEAAAPRILHRDVKSTNILLDENWRAKITDLGMAKRLKADGVPSSSSSPARMQGTFGYFAPEYAMVGRASLMSDVFSFGVVLLELITGRQPIHKSTNKGEESLVLWATPLLQESGRVVSELPDPRLKGNFPEEEMQIMAYLAKECLLLDPDARPTMSEVVQILSTISPNKSRRRNIPVNLFKMSSSRSMKSESYIQKPDIRVESLVNAAELRGDMSVKQSAMCSMPLDVEHTFSVEHNTKGEVPVSSEYMERLILLTSKARSCRAKDDEAVDLTEPRFESFRMANKSP